A genomic segment from Lignipirellula cremea encodes:
- a CDS encoding thioredoxin family protein: protein MTGLTAALVLQAMLLAPGAQPYSKAYANSVESGRPMLVLVGAKWCPACVEMKKNVLPAMVASGDLEGVEFAMVDADEQNSLASTLMRGDTIPQLILFEKTATGWKRQQLTGKQARSRISGLIRPALTRYASYLKQVSARTVIE, encoded by the coding sequence ATGACAGGATTGACTGCCGCGCTAGTACTTCAAGCCATGCTGCTCGCCCCTGGGGCCCAGCCGTACTCGAAGGCCTATGCGAACAGCGTCGAATCGGGCCGACCCATGCTGGTGCTCGTTGGCGCCAAATGGTGCCCTGCTTGTGTCGAGATGAAAAAGAATGTCCTGCCCGCGATGGTCGCCTCGGGCGATCTCGAAGGGGTTGAGTTCGCCATGGTTGACGCCGATGAGCAGAACTCGCTGGCCTCCACCCTGATGCGGGGGGACACGATTCCGCAGCTGATTCTGTTCGAGAAGACTGCGACCGGCTGGAAGCGTCAGCAACTGACCGGCAAGCAGGCCAGATCCCGCATCAGCGGGCTGATTCGTCCGGCCCTGACCCGTTATGCGTCGTACCTGAAGCAGGTTTCCGCCCGCACGGTCATCGAATAG
- a CDS encoding DUF1501 domain-containing protein: MNPLREHSLLETRRHFFGRTATGIGGAALASMLNPQLFGGEAKPRFDTEPGALPELHFAPKAKRVIYLFMSGAPSQIDLFDYKPKLNDMYDQDLPDSVVNGQRFTTMTSGQKRFPIAPSMFKFDQHGKHGAWISELLPHTASLADDIAILKTVNTEAINHDPAITYIQTGSQIPGRPSLGAWLSYGLGSGNQNLPSFVVLLSSWTGRKSAQALYDRLWGSGWLPTRHQGVRLRSDGDPVLYLSNPPGMSEAQRRKMLDALAQLNQQRFAEIGDPVINDRIAQYEMAYRMQTSVPELTDISGETQETLDLYGPEATKPGTFAASCLLARRLVERDVKFVQIFIRGWDQHGNLPADIRNQCSDVDQGGAALVKDLKRRGMLDDTLIVWGGEFGRTTYCQGGLTKTNYGRDHHPRCFTMWMAGGGVKPGIVYGQTDDFSYNITENPVHIHDLNATILHCLGVDHERLTYRYQGRDFRLTDVHGRVVKEILT, encoded by the coding sequence ATGAATCCGTTGCGAGAACATTCCCTGCTTGAAACGCGACGCCACTTTTTTGGACGCACGGCGACCGGCATCGGCGGGGCGGCTCTGGCTTCGATGCTCAACCCGCAACTCTTCGGCGGCGAAGCAAAGCCCCGCTTTGACACCGAACCCGGAGCCCTGCCGGAGCTGCACTTCGCCCCCAAGGCGAAACGGGTCATCTACCTGTTCATGTCGGGCGCGCCTTCGCAGATCGATCTGTTTGATTACAAGCCGAAGCTCAACGACATGTACGACCAGGACCTGCCGGATTCCGTCGTCAATGGGCAACGCTTCACGACCATGACCTCCGGGCAAAAGCGGTTCCCGATCGCCCCCTCCATGTTCAAGTTCGACCAGCACGGCAAGCACGGCGCCTGGATCAGCGAGCTGCTGCCGCATACGGCCTCGCTGGCGGACGATATCGCCATTTTGAAAACGGTCAACACCGAGGCGATCAACCACGACCCGGCCATCACCTATATTCAAACCGGCAGCCAGATCCCCGGCCGTCCCAGCCTGGGCGCCTGGCTTTCTTATGGACTCGGCAGCGGCAACCAGAATTTGCCTTCGTTTGTCGTGCTGCTTTCTTCCTGGACCGGACGCAAATCGGCCCAGGCGTTGTACGACCGGCTGTGGGGTTCCGGCTGGCTGCCCACCCGGCACCAGGGCGTGCGGCTCCGCAGCGACGGCGATCCCGTGCTGTACCTGTCCAACCCGCCCGGCATGAGCGAAGCCCAGCGGCGGAAAATGCTCGACGCCTTGGCCCAGTTGAACCAGCAGCGGTTCGCCGAGATTGGCGACCCCGTGATCAACGACCGCATCGCCCAGTACGAAATGGCGTACCGCATGCAAACCTCAGTGCCCGAGCTGACCGACATTTCCGGGGAAACCCAGGAGACGCTCGACCTGTACGGCCCCGAAGCGACCAAGCCGGGGACGTTCGCCGCTTCCTGCCTGCTGGCCCGGCGCCTGGTGGAACGGGATGTCAAGTTTGTGCAGATCTTCATCCGCGGCTGGGACCAGCACGGCAACCTGCCGGCCGACATTCGCAACCAGTGCAGCGACGTCGACCAGGGCGGAGCCGCGCTGGTCAAAGATCTGAAACGCCGCGGCATGCTCGACGATACCCTGATCGTCTGGGGCGGCGAGTTCGGCCGCACCACCTACTGCCAGGGCGGACTGACCAAGACCAACTACGGCCGCGACCATCACCCCCGCTGCTTCACCATGTGGATGGCGGGCGGCGGCGTCAAACCGGGCATCGTCTATGGACAGACCGACGACTTCAGCTACAACATCACCGAAAATCCGGTCCACATCCACGACCTCAACGCCACCATCCTGCACTGCCTGGGCGTGGACCACGAACGGCTCACTTACCGCTATCAGGGCCGCGACTTCCGCCTGACCGATGTCCACGGCCGGGTCGTCAAAGAGATTCTCACCTGA
- a CDS encoding FG-GAP-like repeat-containing protein: MRVLSQTALFLGLLAVMRSPAAADEPKRIEPPRFLQHTIDADAVNPACAAMDVDADGQLDIVAGGFWYQAPTWKRRFLRDVEQIRGRNDDYSCLPLDVNGDGRLDLISVNYRSQSLYWVEHPGEKLADDVAWKKHVIDTPGPAETGRLVDVDGDGRLDVLPNGVKYSAWYELQPPQKKGEEASWIAHPLPPEAAAHGLGFGDIDGDGRGDLVSPVGWFAAPEDRRTGRWTQHAEFQLHRDASVPILVHDVDGDGDADLIWGRGHGCGLYWLEQAKADDGSRSWTQHAIDTSWSQAHTLLLADLDNDGAPELIAGKRFMGHEGNNLGEYDPLAIYGYQLSAESRTWRRFTIAKGAGFDLDAKAVDIDQDGDLDLVASTRGGLWLLENQLTGQKAPTAPAAPIAYKDHRRVMYVNTPEGKETPVETPFDWARRREHIQQGMQLAMGDLPGPERRTPLDVEYLESVETEKYIRHKITYASEPGDRTPAYLLVPKNLQGKVPGILCLHPTSHLGKAQIVGLDGLPSRFYAHELAELGFVCLAPDYPSFGDYKDYDFEADAHESGTMKAIWTNIRGLDLLETLPQVDGERLGCIGHSLGGHNALYTSVFDLRIKAVATSCGFNAFHYYKGGDLKGWTSTRYMPRILDQWHASPDEVPFDFHEVLAAIAPRPIFVNAPLHDSNFDVVGVREAIGEAEKVYDLLQAKGALEVVYPDAQHDFPEPIRQQTYAWLKKQLK; the protein is encoded by the coding sequence ATGCGAGTTCTTTCCCAGACGGCCCTGTTCCTTGGCTTGCTGGCCGTGATGCGATCCCCCGCCGCGGCCGACGAACCGAAAAGGATCGAGCCGCCCCGCTTTCTGCAGCACACGATCGATGCCGATGCGGTCAACCCGGCTTGCGCCGCGATGGATGTCGACGCCGACGGCCAGCTGGATATTGTCGCGGGCGGGTTCTGGTACCAGGCGCCCACCTGGAAACGCCGGTTCCTGCGCGACGTCGAACAGATTCGCGGCCGGAACGACGATTACTCCTGCCTGCCGCTGGATGTCAACGGCGACGGTCGGCTGGATCTGATCAGCGTTAACTATCGCAGCCAGTCGCTGTACTGGGTTGAACACCCAGGCGAGAAGCTCGCAGACGACGTCGCCTGGAAAAAGCATGTGATCGATACGCCCGGGCCGGCGGAAACCGGCCGGCTGGTCGATGTTGACGGCGACGGCCGGCTGGACGTACTGCCCAACGGCGTGAAGTACTCCGCCTGGTACGAGCTTCAACCCCCGCAAAAAAAGGGAGAAGAAGCCTCCTGGATCGCGCACCCGTTACCGCCGGAAGCGGCCGCGCACGGGCTGGGTTTTGGCGATATCGACGGCGACGGACGCGGCGACCTGGTTTCGCCCGTCGGCTGGTTCGCCGCGCCGGAGGATCGCCGCACCGGTCGCTGGACGCAGCATGCCGAGTTCCAGCTGCACCGCGACGCCAGCGTGCCGATCCTGGTGCACGATGTCGATGGCGACGGCGACGCCGACCTGATCTGGGGCCGCGGTCACGGCTGCGGCCTGTACTGGCTGGAACAAGCAAAAGCCGACGACGGCAGCCGCAGCTGGACGCAGCATGCGATCGATACCAGCTGGTCCCAGGCGCACACGCTCCTGCTGGCCGACCTGGATAACGACGGTGCCCCGGAACTGATCGCCGGCAAACGCTTTATGGGCCACGAAGGAAATAACCTGGGCGAATACGATCCACTGGCCATCTACGGCTACCAGCTTAGTGCGGAATCCCGCACGTGGCGGCGGTTCACGATTGCCAAAGGCGCCGGCTTCGATCTCGACGCCAAGGCGGTCGACATCGACCAGGACGGCGATCTCGATCTGGTCGCCTCCACCCGGGGCGGGCTCTGGCTGCTCGAAAACCAGCTCACCGGACAGAAGGCTCCCACCGCACCGGCCGCGCCGATCGCTTACAAAGATCATCGCCGGGTGATGTACGTCAACACGCCCGAAGGAAAAGAAACTCCGGTCGAAACGCCCTTTGACTGGGCTCGCCGGCGGGAACATATCCAGCAGGGAATGCAGCTGGCGATGGGCGATCTGCCAGGCCCGGAACGTCGTACGCCGCTGGACGTAGAGTACCTGGAAAGCGTCGAAACCGAGAAGTACATCCGTCACAAGATCACCTACGCCAGCGAGCCGGGCGACCGCACGCCGGCGTATCTGCTGGTGCCGAAAAACCTGCAGGGCAAGGTTCCCGGCATCCTCTGCCTGCATCCGACCAGCCATCTGGGCAAGGCGCAAATCGTGGGACTCGATGGCCTGCCCAGCCGCTTTTACGCCCATGAGCTGGCGGAGCTGGGGTTTGTTTGCCTGGCGCCCGACTATCCGAGTTTCGGCGATTACAAAGACTACGACTTTGAGGCCGACGCCCATGAGAGCGGCACAATGAAAGCGATCTGGACGAATATCCGCGGCCTCGATTTGCTGGAAACCCTGCCCCAAGTCGACGGCGAACGACTAGGCTGCATCGGCCATTCCCTGGGCGGACACAACGCCCTGTATACCTCGGTCTTCGACCTGCGCATCAAAGCGGTCGCCACCAGCTGCGGCTTCAACGCCTTCCACTATTACAAAGGCGGCGACCTCAAAGGCTGGACCAGCACCCGTTACATGCCGCGGATCCTGGACCAGTGGCACGCCTCGCCGGACGAGGTTCCGTTTGACTTCCACGAGGTCCTCGCGGCGATCGCACCCCGGCCGATCTTTGTAAATGCCCCGCTGCACGACTCCAACTTCGACGTGGTCGGCGTGCGGGAAGCTATCGGCGAAGCAGAGAAAGTTTACGACCTGCTCCAGGCGAAAGGAGCCCTCGAGGTCGTCTACCCGGACGCCCAGCACGACTTCCCCGAGCCAATCCGCCAGCAGACGTACGCCTGGCTGAAGAAGCAGCTGAAGTAG
- the cysK gene encoding cysteine synthase A, protein MATVNGGIHENITDCIGNTPLVKLNHVTAGCVATVVAKVENMNPLWSVKDRIGRAMIDAAERDGKIKDGTVIIEATSGNTGIGLAYVCAARGYKLKVTMPESMTLERRRMLKALGAEIDLTPAAEGMPGAVRRAEQLVAEDPENHFMPRQFDNPANPEIHRKTTAEEIWRDTNGDVDIFVSGVGTGGTITGVADALKGKKPGLQAIAVEPENSPVITQRKAGQELKPGKHTIQGIGAGFIPAVLNVDLIDDVVQVKDEDAAEMARQLASTEGLMCGISSGAAAWAAIQVAKRPENKGKLIVVILPDIGERYLSTALFPE, encoded by the coding sequence ATGGCCACGGTCAACGGCGGCATACACGAAAATATTACCGACTGCATCGGTAACACCCCCCTGGTCAAACTCAATCATGTCACGGCAGGCTGCGTCGCCACTGTAGTCGCCAAAGTGGAAAACATGAATCCGCTGTGGAGCGTGAAAGACCGGATCGGCAGGGCCATGATCGACGCCGCCGAACGGGACGGCAAAATTAAAGACGGAACCGTGATTATCGAAGCGACCAGCGGCAACACCGGCATCGGCCTGGCGTACGTTTGTGCGGCCCGCGGTTACAAGCTCAAGGTCACCATGCCGGAAAGCATGACCCTGGAAAGGCGCCGCATGCTCAAAGCGCTGGGCGCCGAGATTGATCTCACTCCCGCCGCCGAAGGCATGCCGGGAGCCGTCCGCCGGGCCGAACAGCTGGTGGCCGAGGACCCGGAAAATCACTTCATGCCGCGACAGTTCGATAACCCGGCCAACCCGGAAATCCACCGGAAAACCACCGCCGAAGAAATCTGGCGCGATACGAACGGCGACGTTGATATCTTCGTCAGCGGCGTCGGCACCGGCGGCACCATCACGGGCGTCGCCGACGCCCTCAAAGGGAAGAAGCCCGGCCTCCAGGCGATTGCGGTCGAGCCCGAGAACAGCCCCGTGATTACCCAGCGCAAAGCGGGCCAGGAACTGAAGCCCGGCAAGCATACCATCCAGGGCATTGGCGCCGGTTTCATTCCGGCCGTGCTGAATGTGGATCTCATCGACGATGTGGTGCAGGTCAAAGACGAAGACGCCGCCGAAATGGCCCGGCAGCTGGCCTCGACCGAAGGCCTCATGTGCGGCATCAGCAGCGGCGCCGCGGCCTGGGCCGCGATCCAGGTCGCCAAACGCCCCGAGAACAAAGGGAAGCTGATCGTGGTGATCCTGCCCGATATTGGCGAGCGATACCTGTCGACGGCTCTCTTTCCCGAGTAA
- a CDS encoding gamma carbonic anhydrase family protein, whose protein sequence is MTEVNGMAEFDATRFHPELLDPTAYVAPGATLVGDVQMAAESSVWFGAVLRGDTATIRLGRQTNVQDLCVLHADPGFPCLLGDRVTVGHGAIVHGATVADDCLIGMRAVVMNGAQIGAGSIIAVGAVVTEGTIVPPGSVVMGAPGKVRSAAEARHREAIQHASAHYVANARRFRGE, encoded by the coding sequence ATGACAGAAGTTAACGGGATGGCTGAATTTGACGCGACCCGCTTTCATCCGGAACTGCTGGATCCTACGGCGTACGTGGCGCCGGGGGCGACCCTGGTAGGCGATGTGCAAATGGCGGCCGAGTCCTCGGTCTGGTTCGGAGCCGTGCTCCGCGGCGATACGGCCACGATCCGACTGGGGCGGCAAACCAACGTGCAGGACCTGTGCGTGCTGCACGCAGATCCCGGCTTTCCCTGTCTGCTGGGTGACCGGGTGACGGTCGGTCATGGCGCCATTGTCCACGGAGCTACGGTTGCCGACGATTGCCTGATCGGCATGCGGGCGGTCGTGATGAACGGCGCGCAAATCGGCGCCGGCAGTATCATCGCGGTCGGAGCCGTGGTGACCGAAGGGACGATCGTGCCGCCCGGTTCCGTCGTGATGGGGGCGCCCGGCAAGGTCCGCAGCGCAGCCGAAGCCCGGCACCGGGAAGCGATCCAGCATGCGTCCGCGCATTACGTGGCGAATGCCCGTCGCTTCCGCGGGGAGTAA
- a CDS encoding SDR family NAD(P)-dependent oxidoreductase: MRTALVTGGVRGIGRAIAEAFADAGVETLVTGLTAAEVDSFDPGPRAIRALLLDVRDPESIAALVDSLAGLDVLVNNAGMILRQGQEHQPENFAQVIDVNLNGAMRMCAACRPLLARSQGCVLNLASMLSFFGSGFAPAYSASKGGLVQLTRSLAIAWAADQIRVNALAPGWIETALTAPLVADPARHAAILDRTPLRRWGRPEDVAGAALFLCSPAASFITGAVLPVDGGYSIA; the protein is encoded by the coding sequence ATGCGAACGGCCCTGGTAACCGGCGGCGTACGCGGGATCGGCCGCGCGATCGCGGAGGCCTTTGCGGATGCCGGTGTGGAGACGCTGGTGACCGGTTTAACGGCCGCCGAGGTCGACAGTTTTGATCCGGGCCCGCGGGCGATCAGGGCCCTGCTGCTGGATGTCCGTGACCCGGAGAGCATCGCGGCGCTGGTCGATTCTCTGGCAGGACTGGACGTGCTGGTGAACAACGCCGGCATGATTCTCCGCCAGGGGCAGGAACATCAGCCCGAGAACTTCGCCCAGGTGATCGACGTCAACCTGAACGGCGCCATGCGGATGTGCGCCGCTTGTCGGCCGCTGCTGGCCCGCTCGCAAGGCTGCGTGCTCAATCTGGCGTCGATGTTGAGTTTCTTCGGCAGCGGCTTTGCGCCGGCTTACAGCGCCAGCAAAGGCGGGCTGGTGCAACTGACGCGCTCCCTGGCCATCGCGTGGGCGGCTGATCAGATTCGGGTCAACGCCCTGGCGCCAGGCTGGATTGAGACCGCCCTGACGGCTCCGCTGGTGGCCGATCCGGCGCGGCATGCGGCCATTCTTGACCGCACGCCGCTCCGGCGCTGGGGTCGTCCCGAGGATGTGGCCGGCGCCGCCCTGTTTTTATGTTCGCCCGCTGCCAGCTTTATCACGGGCGCCGTGCTGCCGGTCGATGGCGGCTATTCGATTGCGTAG
- a CDS encoding sodium-translocating pyrophosphatase — protein sequence MISRVCRTFPSLARVAIALPATIAACWSPTLAFAQDAAETAADTAATTPVALTDLGSMEYVFWGVAFVASLVALVQAVLFYKSMMQADEGTPKMIEIAGYVREGAAAYLRQQYIVVAIFFAVICALLAFASYYLHVQNEYVPFAFLTGGFFSGLAGFFGMKTATWASSRTAAGAQKSLNAGLQVAFRSGAVMGLTVVGLGLLDITVWYAILRWGVELPLVDITVVMLCFGMGASSQALFARVGGGIFTKAADVGADLVGKVEQGIPEDDPRNPATIADNVGDNVGDVAGMGADLYESYCGSILATAALGVAAFAGVLSTDNGMAVESGQLRALFLPMMIAGVGIFLSILGIYLVRTDEDSSQKALLKALGRGIDISTILVIIASVGLTYFLLPSFLGISGSVIIGLAAGWVIGKWTEYCTSDEYQPTKNLAAQTLTGPATVIIAGVADGMKSVWVPVIVVCLATLGSFALASSQNFLDFDNYARGLYEVEYFALGLYGVGIAAVGMLSTLGITLATDAYGPIADNAGGNAEMAGLEPIVRERTDALDSLGNTTAATGKGFAIGSAALTALALLAAYIEEVRLGFEYWANDAAVVREDQDPGFYKVTDQLVVQIGPKVKEGETRERLAWLVFPEDSRKFGWSARRTPEMNTSKGVIKLDIPEAEEYAARIPLQLPSNEKATATDVSNFITLVSAQKATLPDYARYYDASLLNPKVLVGVFIGCMATFVFCAMTMQAVGRAAQGMVEEVRRQFRENPGIMKGTSKPDYARPVAISTKAAQREMVLPSLLGLVTPIAVGLLLGVGGVLGLLVGTLCCGFCVAIFMANAGGSWDNAKKYVESGAHGGKGTDAHKAAVVGDTVGDPFKDTSGPSLNILIKLMSMVSVVAAGLIVRYSLAAMGLF from the coding sequence ATGATTTCAAGGGTTTGCCGCACGTTCCCTTCCTTGGCTCGGGTCGCCATCGCATTGCCGGCAACAATCGCCGCCTGCTGGTCCCCCACCCTGGCGTTTGCCCAGGATGCCGCGGAAACAGCCGCCGATACAGCCGCGACGACGCCCGTCGCGCTGACGGACCTGGGATCGATGGAGTATGTTTTCTGGGGAGTGGCCTTTGTCGCTTCCCTGGTCGCGCTGGTGCAGGCCGTCTTGTTCTACAAGTCGATGATGCAGGCCGACGAAGGTACGCCGAAAATGATCGAGATCGCCGGCTATGTGCGCGAAGGCGCGGCCGCCTATCTCCGCCAGCAGTACATCGTCGTGGCGATCTTTTTCGCCGTGATTTGCGCCTTGCTGGCCTTCGCTTCGTACTATTTGCATGTACAGAATGAGTATGTGCCGTTTGCCTTTTTGACAGGCGGTTTCTTCTCGGGCCTGGCCGGCTTCTTCGGCATGAAAACGGCCACCTGGGCCAGCAGTCGTACGGCTGCGGGCGCCCAGAAGTCGCTTAACGCCGGTCTGCAGGTGGCGTTCCGTTCCGGCGCCGTGATGGGGCTGACGGTCGTCGGCCTGGGGCTCCTGGATATCACCGTCTGGTACGCCATTCTGCGCTGGGGCGTGGAACTGCCGCTGGTCGACATCACCGTGGTGATGCTCTGCTTCGGCATGGGCGCCAGCAGCCAGGCATTGTTCGCCCGCGTCGGCGGCGGCATCTTCACCAAGGCGGCCGACGTGGGCGCCGACCTGGTGGGGAAAGTCGAACAGGGAATTCCCGAAGACGATCCGCGTAACCCGGCCACCATCGCTGATAACGTGGGCGACAACGTCGGCGACGTCGCGGGCATGGGCGCTGACCTTTATGAATCGTACTGCGGTTCGATTCTGGCAACGGCCGCCCTGGGCGTGGCCGCGTTCGCGGGCGTTCTTTCGACCGACAACGGCATGGCCGTGGAATCGGGCCAGTTGCGGGCCTTGTTCCTGCCGATGATGATCGCCGGCGTTGGCATTTTCCTCTCCATCCTCGGCATCTACCTGGTGCGGACCGATGAAGACTCCAGCCAGAAGGCGCTGCTCAAAGCGCTGGGCCGCGGGATTGATATTTCGACCATCCTGGTGATCATCGCTTCGGTCGGTTTGACTTACTTCCTGCTCCCCAGTTTCCTGGGAATCAGCGGTAGCGTGATCATCGGTCTGGCGGCAGGCTGGGTCATCGGTAAATGGACCGAATACTGCACCAGCGACGAATACCAGCCGACCAAAAATCTGGCGGCCCAAACGTTGACCGGTCCCGCGACCGTGATCATCGCCGGCGTAGCCGACGGTATGAAGAGCGTGTGGGTGCCGGTCATCGTCGTCTGTCTGGCGACGCTGGGCTCCTTCGCCCTGGCCAGCAGCCAGAATTTCCTCGACTTTGATAACTATGCCCGCGGCCTGTACGAGGTGGAGTATTTCGCCCTGGGTCTGTACGGCGTAGGCATCGCCGCGGTCGGCATGCTCAGCACGCTGGGCATTACGCTGGCGACTGACGCTTACGGCCCGATCGCGGACAACGCCGGCGGTAACGCCGAAATGGCGGGTCTGGAACCGATCGTTCGCGAACGCACCGACGCCCTCGACAGCCTGGGCAATACGACCGCCGCCACCGGCAAGGGGTTTGCCATCGGCTCGGCTGCTTTGACGGCCCTGGCGTTGCTGGCGGCATACATTGAAGAAGTCCGCCTGGGCTTTGAATACTGGGCCAACGACGCCGCCGTGGTGCGGGAAGACCAGGATCCTGGTTTCTACAAAGTCACCGATCAGCTGGTAGTGCAGATCGGTCCCAAAGTGAAAGAAGGCGAAACCCGCGAGCGTCTCGCCTGGCTGGTGTTCCCCGAGGACTCCCGCAAGTTCGGCTGGTCCGCCCGCCGAACGCCTGAGATGAACACCTCCAAGGGCGTCATCAAACTGGACATACCGGAAGCGGAAGAGTACGCCGCCCGGATCCCGCTGCAGTTGCCCAGCAACGAGAAAGCGACCGCAACCGACGTCAGCAACTTTATCACGCTGGTAAGCGCCCAGAAGGCGACTTTGCCTGACTACGCTCGCTATTACGACGCTTCGCTGTTGAACCCCAAGGTTCTGGTCGGCGTGTTTATCGGCTGTATGGCGACCTTTGTCTTCTGTGCCATGACGATGCAGGCCGTCGGCCGCGCCGCCCAGGGGATGGTGGAAGAAGTTCGCCGCCAGTTCCGCGAGAACCCCGGCATCATGAAGGGAACGTCCAAGCCGGACTACGCTCGACCGGTTGCCATCAGTACGAAAGCGGCCCAGAGAGAAATGGTCCTGCCCTCGCTGCTGGGTCTGGTGACGCCGATCGCCGTCGGGCTGCTGCTCGGCGTGGGCGGCGTGCTGGGGCTGCTGGTCGGTACGCTCTGCTGCGGCTTCTGTGTGGCGATCTTCATGGCCAACGCGGGCGGTTCCTGGGATAACGCCAAGAAGTATGTCGAATCCGGCGCCCACGGCGGCAAAGGCACCGACGCCCACAAGGCGGCGGTGGTCGGCGATACGGTGGGCGATCCGTTCAAGGATACGTCCGGTCCCAGCTTGAACATTCTTATCAAACTGATGAGCATGGTCAGCGTGGTCGCGGCCGGCCTGATCGTACGTTACAGCCTGGCGGCGATGGGCCTGTTCTAA